From a region of the Balaenoptera musculus isolate JJ_BM4_2016_0621 chromosome 15, mBalMus1.pri.v3, whole genome shotgun sequence genome:
- the PLAGL2 gene encoding zinc finger protein PLAGL2 isoform X1: MTTFFTSVPPWIQDAKQEEEVGWKLVPRPRGREAESQVKCQCEISGTPFSNGEKLRPQSLPHPEQRPYSCPQLHCGKAFASKYKLYRHMATHSAQKPHQCMYCDKMFHRKDHLRNHLQTHDPNKEALHCSECGKNYNTKLGYRRHLAMHAASSGDLSCKVCLQTFESTQALLEHLKAHSRRVAGGAKEKKHPCDHCDRRFYTRKDVRRHLVVHTGRKDFLCQYCAQRFGRKDHLTRHVKKSHSQELLKIKTEPVDMLGLLSCSSTVNVKEELSPVLCMASRDVMGAKAFPGMLPMGMYGAHIPTMPSAGVPHSLVHNTLPMGMSYPLESSPISSPAQLPPKYQLGSTSYLPDKLPKVEVDSFLAELPGSLSLSSAEPQPASPQPAAAAALLDEALLTKSPANLSEALCAANVDFSHLLGFLPLNLPPCNPPGATGGLVMGYSQAEAQPLLTTLQAQPQDSPGAGGPLNFGPLHSLPPVFTSGLSTTTLPRFHQAFQ, from the exons ATGACCACATTTTTCACCAGCGTCCCCCCCTGGATTCAAGATGCAAagcaggaggaggaagtgggCTGGAAACTAGTTCCCAGGCCTCGGGGCCGGGAGGCGGAGAGTCAAGTGAAGTGCCAATGTGAAATCTCGGGGACACCCTTCTCAAATGGGGAGAAGCTGAGGCCTCAGAGCCTCCCCCATCCAGAGCAGAGACCGTATAGCTGCCCTCAGCTGCACTGTGGCAAGGCGTTTGCCTCCAAGTACAAGCTGTATAG GCACATGGCCACTCACTCAGCCCAGAAACCCCACCAGTGCATGTACTGTGATAAGATGTTTCACCGCAAGGATCATCTGCGGAACCACCTGCAGACGCATGACCCCAACAAAGAGGCCCTCCACTGTTCTGAGTGTGGTAAGAATTACAATACGAAGCTGGGCTACCGGCGCCACCTGGCCATGCATGCCGCCAGCAGTGGTGACCTCAGCTGCAAGGTGTGCCTGCAGACCTTCGAGAGTACCCAGGCCCTGCTAGAGCACCTGAAGGCCCACTCACGCCGGGTAGCAGGTGGTGCCAAGGAGAAGAAGCACCCCTGTGACCACTGTGACCGGCGGTTCTATACTCGTAAGGATGTGCGGCGGCACCTGGTGGTCCACACAGGCCGGAAAGACTTCCTGTGCCAGTACTGTGCCCAGCGATTTGGCCGCAAAGACCACCTGACACGTCATGTCAAGAAGAGTCACTCGCAAGAGCTGCTCAAGATCAAGACAGAGCCAGTGGACATGTTAGGCCTACTCAGCTGCAGCTCCACAGTCAACGTGAAGGAAGAGCTGAGCCCTGTGCTGTGCATGGCCTCTCGGGACGTGATGGGGGCCAAGGCCTTCCCTGGCATGTTGCCCATGGGCATGTATGGTGCCCACATCCCTACCATGCCCAGTGCAGGCGTGCCACACTCCCTGGTGCACAACACGCTGCCCATGGGTATGAGCTACCCTCTGGAGTCCTCACCTATCTCTTCCCCAGCTCAGCTTCCTCCAAAATACCAGCTTGGATCTACCTCATACTTGCCCGACAAATTGCCCAAAGTGGAGGTGGATAGTTTTCTGGCGGAGCTTCCTGGAAGCCTGTCTCTCTCATCCGCTGAACCCCAGCCCGCCTCACCTCAGCCGGCGGCAGCTGCGGCCCTCCTAGATGAAGCACTGCTCACCAAGAGCCCCGCCAACCTCTCTGAGGCCCTCTGCGCTGCTAATGTGGACTTCTCCCACTTACTGGGCTTTCTTCCTCTCAACCTGCCCCCGTGTAACCCGCCCGGGGCCACAGGAGGCCTGGTCATGGGCTACTCCCAGGCCGAGgcgcagcccctgctcaccacttTGCAAGCTCAGCCTCAAGATTCCCCGGGAGCTGGGGGACCGCTGAACTTTGGGCCTCTGCACTCCTTGCCTCCTGTCTTCACCTCTGGCCTGAGCACCACCACCCTGCCTCGTTTCCACCAGGCATTCCAGTAG
- the PLAGL2 gene encoding zinc finger protein PLAGL2 isoform X2 codes for MATHSAQKPHQCMYCDKMFHRKDHLRNHLQTHDPNKEALHCSECGKNYNTKLGYRRHLAMHAASSGDLSCKVCLQTFESTQALLEHLKAHSRRVAGGAKEKKHPCDHCDRRFYTRKDVRRHLVVHTGRKDFLCQYCAQRFGRKDHLTRHVKKSHSQELLKIKTEPVDMLGLLSCSSTVNVKEELSPVLCMASRDVMGAKAFPGMLPMGMYGAHIPTMPSAGVPHSLVHNTLPMGMSYPLESSPISSPAQLPPKYQLGSTSYLPDKLPKVEVDSFLAELPGSLSLSSAEPQPASPQPAAAAALLDEALLTKSPANLSEALCAANVDFSHLLGFLPLNLPPCNPPGATGGLVMGYSQAEAQPLLTTLQAQPQDSPGAGGPLNFGPLHSLPPVFTSGLSTTTLPRFHQAFQ; via the coding sequence ATGGCCACTCACTCAGCCCAGAAACCCCACCAGTGCATGTACTGTGATAAGATGTTTCACCGCAAGGATCATCTGCGGAACCACCTGCAGACGCATGACCCCAACAAAGAGGCCCTCCACTGTTCTGAGTGTGGTAAGAATTACAATACGAAGCTGGGCTACCGGCGCCACCTGGCCATGCATGCCGCCAGCAGTGGTGACCTCAGCTGCAAGGTGTGCCTGCAGACCTTCGAGAGTACCCAGGCCCTGCTAGAGCACCTGAAGGCCCACTCACGCCGGGTAGCAGGTGGTGCCAAGGAGAAGAAGCACCCCTGTGACCACTGTGACCGGCGGTTCTATACTCGTAAGGATGTGCGGCGGCACCTGGTGGTCCACACAGGCCGGAAAGACTTCCTGTGCCAGTACTGTGCCCAGCGATTTGGCCGCAAAGACCACCTGACACGTCATGTCAAGAAGAGTCACTCGCAAGAGCTGCTCAAGATCAAGACAGAGCCAGTGGACATGTTAGGCCTACTCAGCTGCAGCTCCACAGTCAACGTGAAGGAAGAGCTGAGCCCTGTGCTGTGCATGGCCTCTCGGGACGTGATGGGGGCCAAGGCCTTCCCTGGCATGTTGCCCATGGGCATGTATGGTGCCCACATCCCTACCATGCCCAGTGCAGGCGTGCCACACTCCCTGGTGCACAACACGCTGCCCATGGGTATGAGCTACCCTCTGGAGTCCTCACCTATCTCTTCCCCAGCTCAGCTTCCTCCAAAATACCAGCTTGGATCTACCTCATACTTGCCCGACAAATTGCCCAAAGTGGAGGTGGATAGTTTTCTGGCGGAGCTTCCTGGAAGCCTGTCTCTCTCATCCGCTGAACCCCAGCCCGCCTCACCTCAGCCGGCGGCAGCTGCGGCCCTCCTAGATGAAGCACTGCTCACCAAGAGCCCCGCCAACCTCTCTGAGGCCCTCTGCGCTGCTAATGTGGACTTCTCCCACTTACTGGGCTTTCTTCCTCTCAACCTGCCCCCGTGTAACCCGCCCGGGGCCACAGGAGGCCTGGTCATGGGCTACTCCCAGGCCGAGgcgcagcccctgctcaccacttTGCAAGCTCAGCCTCAAGATTCCCCGGGAGCTGGGGGACCGCTGAACTTTGGGCCTCTGCACTCCTTGCCTCCTGTCTTCACCTCTGGCCTGAGCACCACCACCCTGCCTCGTTTCCACCAGGCATTCCAGTAG